AATGTTATCCTGACAAGAGATTACCGTTTTCTAAACAAGTGTGAAAAGCCCAAGATAACTGAAGGAATAGCGGCCATAGCCAGTACGAATCCCCATTCCACGAAAGACAGTGCTGTCGTTTTAAAAATCGGTTGCATCACCTCAATATGAATCACGCCGACTAGCATCAGGGTGGACATACCCACAGCCAAAAGCAGCCATTTATTTTCCAACGGATTGCGGCTGAAAATGGATTTTTCGCTGCGGCAGTCAAAAACATGGATCAGCTGGGCCATGACCAGCGTGGCAAAGGCAATAGTTTGGGCTTTGGTCAGATCATCAGGCTGCTGCTCGAGCGTGTACCAGAAGGCAACCAGGGTGGTCACCCCGATCAAAAAACCACGGGAAATAATTTTCCAGCCTAATCCCTTAGCAAAAATACTTTCCCGCCTGTCCCGGGGCGGGCGTTGCATCACATTGCCTTCCGCTCTGTCCACTCCAAGGGCCATGGCTGGCAGCCCGTCTGTGACCAGATTGACCCATAAAATCTGGATCGGTACCAGAGGCAAGGGCATCGCCATCAGCATGGCAAAAAACATGACCAGAATCTCTCCTACATTGGAAGCTAACATATAGCGGATAAATTTGCGGATGTTTTCGTAAATGTTGCGTCCTTCCTCAATGGCTGCTTTGATCGTGGCAAAATTATCATCACTTAAAATCAATGACGATGCTTCCTTGGCCACGTCCGTTCCCGTAATCCCCATAGCTATGCCAATGTCTGCCGCTTTAATGGCCGGTGCATCATTCACCCCGTCTCCTGTCATAGCCACCACATGACCTCTGTCCTGCAGCATTCTGACAATGCGCAGCTTATGTTCCGGAGACACACGGGCATAGACGGTGACCTCCTCGGCAATCTTACGGAACTGGTCATCATTCAATCTCTCCAGCTGACTGCCGGTTAAAGAGCGCTGCCCCCGGTTTAAAATGCCAAGTTGAAAAGCGATCGCTTCCGCTGTTTTTTGGTGGTCACCTGTAATCATTATCGTTTTGATGCCCGCCCGTTTGCATTCTTTAATTGCCTCTTTCACTTCCTGCCTGGGCGGATCAATCATGCCAAACAAACCAACAAAGATCAGCTGCTGTTCAGCATCCTTCTCAGTTGAGACCGTTTCACCTGCTGACACCGTCCTGTAAGCAATGGCCAAATTGCGCAGCGCCATTTCAGCCAGCTTTTCGTTAGCTTGTAAAATCTCTTTTTTGAGCGTTGGCGTCAGAGCCGTGATTCGTCCGTTCCATAACACATGATTGCAGCGCTCGATCAGGACATCCGGCGCACCTTTGGTAATGACATAGCGTTCATCACCCTTATAGCGGATGAGCACGGACATCATTTTCCGGGATGAGTCAAAAGGAAACTCTTCCAACCTGGGATAGACATGATCCAGCTCATCGCGCCACACATTGGCCTTCGCCCCAGCCACCACCAAAGCTCCTTCCGTCGGGTCACCGGTGATATCCCAGAAACTGTTCTTTTTCTTAAACACCCCTTCGGACTCTTCCATCTTTTCCAGCAAGGCGTTGTTGCATAACACACCCATCTCCAGCATCTGTTTCACATATGGTTTGCTGTCAAAGGATAATGGATTGCCGTTCAACTTAAACTCGCCATAGGGGTCAAAACCCGTTCCCGTGACTTCTATCAATTCATTGTTTGTCCACAGGTGAGTCACTGTCATTTTGTTCTGGGTCAACGTCCCTGTTTTATCCGAGCAAATGACCGAGGCACA
This window of the Caldalkalibacillus uzonensis genome carries:
- a CDS encoding calcium-translocating P-type ATPase, SERCA-type — translated: MKRLKWYDQDERAVERTLQTSLEEGLTQKEAEKRLHKVGYNQLEDGQRISAFALLLGQFKDFMVLVLLIATLISGLLGEYTDAITIIAIVILNAILGFIQEFRAEKSLQALKELTAPSAHVIRDGELTEIPARELVPGDIVYFEAGDRIPADLRLFETKGVYVEESALTGESVPVHKDEHMIEGEEEVSLGDQHNMAFMGTLVTRGSGQGIVVATGMATQMGQIASLISTTDSVQTPLQLRLEQLGKVLISVALLLTAVVVITGIWHGHDAYKMFLAGVSLAVAAIPEGLPAIVTIALALGVQRMIRRKAIVRKLPSVETLGCASVICSDKTGTLTQNKMTVTHLWTNNELIEVTGTGFDPYGEFKLNGNPLSFDSKPYVKQMLEMGVLCNNALLEKMEESEGVFKKKNSFWDITGDPTEGALVVAGAKANVWRDELDHVYPRLEEFPFDSSRKMMSVLIRYKGDERYVITKGAPDVLIERCNHVLWNGRITALTPTLKKEILQANEKLAEMALRNLAIAYRTVSAGETVSTEKDAEQQLIFVGLFGMIDPPRQEVKEAIKECKRAGIKTIMITGDHQKTAEAIAFQLGILNRGQRSLTGSQLERLNDDQFRKIAEEVTVYARVSPEHKLRIVRMLQDRGHVVAMTGDGVNDAPAIKAADIGIAMGITGTDVAKEASSLILSDDNFATIKAAIEEGRNIYENIRKFIRYMLASNVGEILVMFFAMLMAMPLPLVPIQILWVNLVTDGLPAMALGVDRAEGNVMQRPPRDRRESIFAKGLGWKIISRGFLIGVTTLVAFWYTLEQQPDDLTKAQTIAFATLVMAQLIHVFDCRSEKSIFSRNPLENKWLLLAVGMSTLMLVGVIHIEVMQPIFKTTALSFVEWGFVLAMAAIPSVILGFSHLFRKR